The following are encoded together in the Monodelphis domestica isolate mMonDom1 chromosome 5, mMonDom1.pri, whole genome shotgun sequence genome:
- the WNT10B gene encoding protein Wnt-10b isoform X1, whose protein sequence is MEPSEQERATECVTPADVMAKIKAVSRHPGSGRRMSVTGILKKLPLEPPGPGQDMTEEPRSWSLPSGLAGLLLLFLCSRALSNEILGLKLPGEPPLTPNTVCLTLPGLSKRQFGLCLRSPDVTASALQGLHIAVHECQHQLRDQRWNCSSLEASGRLPHHSAILKRGFRETAFSFSMLAAGVMHSVATACSLGKLVSCGCGWKGSGEQDRLRAKLLQLQTISRGKSFPNSPLGLGPNSGTSPSPQDTWEWGGCNQDLDFGEKFSRDFLDLREAPRDIQARMRIHNNRVGRQVVTENLKQKCKCHGTSGSCQFKTCWRAAPEFRLVGAALRERLSRAVFINAHNRNSGAFQPRLRPRRLSGELVYFEKSPDFCDWEPALGSPGTQGRVCNKTSRLPDGCGSLCCGRGHNVLRQTRVERCHCRFHWCCYVLCDECRVTEWVNVCK, encoded by the exons ATCCTGAAGAAGCTGCCGCTGGAGCCACCAGGCCCTGGCCAGGACATGACGGAGGAGCCACGGTCATGGTCTCTGCCTTCAGGCCTCGCCGGGCTTCTGCTCCTCTTCCTTTGCAGTAG AGCGTTAAGCAATGAAATCCTGGGGCTGAAACTTCCCGGGGAGCCTCCGCTGACTCCCAACACCGTGTGCCTAACGCTGCCCGGTCTCAGTAAGCGTCAGTTCGGCCTGTGCCTGCGCAGCCCCGACGTGACGGCGTCTGCACTGCAGGGCCTGCACATCGCGGTTCACGAGTGCCAGCACCAGCTCCGGGATCAGCGCTGGAACTGTTCATCCCTGGAGGCCAGCGGCCGGCTGCCACACCACAGCGCCATCCTCAAGAGGG GTTTCCGAGAGActgccttctctttctccatgCTGGCTGCTGGGGTCATGCACTCGGTGGCCACGGCTTGCAGCCTTGGGAAGCTGGTGAGTTGTGGTTGTGGCTGGAAAGGCAGTGGAGAACAGGACCGGCTAAGGGCCAAACTATTACAGCTCCAGACAATCTCCCGTGGCAAAAGCTTTCCTAACTCCCCACTTGGCCTTGGACCCAATTCAGGCACCAGCCCTAGTCCCCAGGACACATGGGAATGGGGTGGCTGCAACCAGGACCTGGACTTTGGAGAGAAATTCTCTCGGGACTTCCTGGACTTGAGGGAGGCTCCACGAGACATCCAGGCACGAATGAGAATCCACAACAACCGAGTGGGGAGACAG GTGGTGACTGAGAATTTGAAACAGAAATGTAAGTGCCATGGGACATCGGGCAGCTGCCAGTTCAAGACGTGCTGGAGAGCAGCTCCCGAATTCCGTCTGGTGGGGGCAGCACTCAGGGAACGATTAAGCCGGGCTGTCTTTATCAACGCCCACAACCGCAACTCCGGTGCCTTCCAGCCCCGGCTTCGCCCTCGACGGCTTTCGGGGGAGCTTGTCTACTTTGAAAAATCTCCTGATTTTTGTGACTGGGAGCCAGCCCTGGGATCACCAGGCACCCAGGGACGCGTCTGCAACAAGACCAGCCGCCTCCCCGATGGTTGTGGGAGCTTGTGCTGCGGGCGAGGCCACAATGTGCTCCGGCAGACCCGCGTGGAGCGTTGCCACTGTCGTTTCCATTGGTGTTGTTATGTCCTCTGCGATGAGTGCCGGGTCACAGAGTGGGTCAACGTCTGCAAGTGA
- the WNT10B gene encoding protein Wnt-10b isoform X2, translating to MTEEPRSWSLPSGLAGLLLLFLCSRALSNEILGLKLPGEPPLTPNTVCLTLPGLSKRQFGLCLRSPDVTASALQGLHIAVHECQHQLRDQRWNCSSLEASGRLPHHSAILKRGFRETAFSFSMLAAGVMHSVATACSLGKLVSCGCGWKGSGEQDRLRAKLLQLQTISRGKSFPNSPLGLGPNSGTSPSPQDTWEWGGCNQDLDFGEKFSRDFLDLREAPRDIQARMRIHNNRVGRQVVTENLKQKCKCHGTSGSCQFKTCWRAAPEFRLVGAALRERLSRAVFINAHNRNSGAFQPRLRPRRLSGELVYFEKSPDFCDWEPALGSPGTQGRVCNKTSRLPDGCGSLCCGRGHNVLRQTRVERCHCRFHWCCYVLCDECRVTEWVNVCK from the exons ATGACGGAGGAGCCACGGTCATGGTCTCTGCCTTCAGGCCTCGCCGGGCTTCTGCTCCTCTTCCTTTGCAGTAG AGCGTTAAGCAATGAAATCCTGGGGCTGAAACTTCCCGGGGAGCCTCCGCTGACTCCCAACACCGTGTGCCTAACGCTGCCCGGTCTCAGTAAGCGTCAGTTCGGCCTGTGCCTGCGCAGCCCCGACGTGACGGCGTCTGCACTGCAGGGCCTGCACATCGCGGTTCACGAGTGCCAGCACCAGCTCCGGGATCAGCGCTGGAACTGTTCATCCCTGGAGGCCAGCGGCCGGCTGCCACACCACAGCGCCATCCTCAAGAGGG GTTTCCGAGAGActgccttctctttctccatgCTGGCTGCTGGGGTCATGCACTCGGTGGCCACGGCTTGCAGCCTTGGGAAGCTGGTGAGTTGTGGTTGTGGCTGGAAAGGCAGTGGAGAACAGGACCGGCTAAGGGCCAAACTATTACAGCTCCAGACAATCTCCCGTGGCAAAAGCTTTCCTAACTCCCCACTTGGCCTTGGACCCAATTCAGGCACCAGCCCTAGTCCCCAGGACACATGGGAATGGGGTGGCTGCAACCAGGACCTGGACTTTGGAGAGAAATTCTCTCGGGACTTCCTGGACTTGAGGGAGGCTCCACGAGACATCCAGGCACGAATGAGAATCCACAACAACCGAGTGGGGAGACAG GTGGTGACTGAGAATTTGAAACAGAAATGTAAGTGCCATGGGACATCGGGCAGCTGCCAGTTCAAGACGTGCTGGAGAGCAGCTCCCGAATTCCGTCTGGTGGGGGCAGCACTCAGGGAACGATTAAGCCGGGCTGTCTTTATCAACGCCCACAACCGCAACTCCGGTGCCTTCCAGCCCCGGCTTCGCCCTCGACGGCTTTCGGGGGAGCTTGTCTACTTTGAAAAATCTCCTGATTTTTGTGACTGGGAGCCAGCCCTGGGATCACCAGGCACCCAGGGACGCGTCTGCAACAAGACCAGCCGCCTCCCCGATGGTTGTGGGAGCTTGTGCTGCGGGCGAGGCCACAATGTGCTCCGGCAGACCCGCGTGGAGCGTTGCCACTGTCGTTTCCATTGGTGTTGTTATGTCCTCTGCGATGAGTGCCGGGTCACAGAGTGGGTCAACGTCTGCAAGTGA